A single genomic interval of Corallococcus macrosporus harbors:
- a CDS encoding HAD family hydrolase, with amino-acid sequence MRIERVEETLERIRREVERTPDGVLAFDGDGTLWSGDVGDDLFMALLEHGGVRPEARAALEQLGARHGVDAQPDAVTLAHALFKAFEAGRLPEKDTYEMMAWIFAGWHAEEVRGFAQEVVTRKGVARRIHPEARRVLEWARGQGVDCYVVSASPRAVVEAAVREVGLTPEFVLACTPREEGGRLRTSVFEPVPYGPGKVTCLRQRTDRPLYAAFGDNVFDLDLLAASGVPVAIRPKVRLRDRAAELPALVQLQPEEA; translated from the coding sequence ATGAGGATCGAGCGGGTCGAGGAGACGCTGGAGCGCATCCGTCGCGAGGTGGAGCGGACGCCGGACGGAGTGCTGGCCTTCGACGGGGACGGCACACTGTGGAGCGGGGACGTGGGCGATGACCTGTTCATGGCCCTGCTGGAGCACGGCGGCGTGCGGCCCGAGGCCCGCGCGGCGCTGGAGCAACTGGGCGCCCGCCACGGCGTGGACGCGCAGCCGGACGCGGTGACGCTGGCGCACGCGCTCTTCAAGGCGTTCGAGGCCGGGCGGCTGCCGGAGAAGGACACCTACGAGATGATGGCGTGGATCTTCGCGGGCTGGCACGCGGAGGAGGTGCGTGGCTTCGCCCAGGAGGTGGTGACGCGCAAGGGCGTGGCCCGCCGCATCCATCCCGAAGCCCGCCGCGTGCTGGAGTGGGCCCGAGGGCAGGGCGTGGACTGCTACGTGGTCAGCGCGTCGCCGCGCGCGGTGGTGGAAGCCGCGGTGCGCGAGGTGGGGCTCACGCCCGAGTTCGTGCTGGCGTGCACGCCGAGGGAAGAGGGTGGACGGTTGCGGACGTCCGTCTTCGAGCCCGTGCCCTATGGCCCCGGCAAGGTGACCTGCCTGAGGCAGCGCACGGACCGGCCGCTGTACGCCGCCTTCGGCGACAACGTGTTCGACCTGGACCTGCTCGCGGCGTCCGGCGTCCCGGTGGCCATCCGTCCCAAGGTCCGGCTGCGGGACCGCGCGGCGGAGCTGCCGGCGCTGGTGCAGCTGCAACCCGAAGAGGCCTGA
- a CDS encoding FAD-dependent monooxygenase, translated as MMETKSTAVLVVGGSLVGLSAAMFLAWRGVPTVVVERHLGSHPHPRAIGFTPRSLELFRAVGLGARIPQAPPGIRLRRVRAESLSGQWFEESSWTPEDRNVPDVEFSLCRGAAIAQDRLEPILREQALALGADLRLGTELVRFEQGADGVVAWIRGRDGQEEMLRADYLIAADGHRSPVREALGIGRSGRGHMRTARSVIFRAPLEEYLKAGVSQFNIAQPGFEAFLTTYGDGRWLLIHRDDRELTDAELRAVIARAIGRDDVPVEVVTTGRWEISALIADRFASGRVFLAGDSAHTLPPNRGGYGANTGIDDAHNLAWKLAAVHSGVASPRLLDTYDAERRPIAWLRHQQIFARDDFKPMAAPGSDAPILDDAAMEFGQLYRSDAVLGADATLPPAARPDQWTGQPGTRAPHLWVEKGGERASTLDLLQRGWVLFTEDERWMPAAAQVARASGIALECVRIGGDVRPVEAGAFQSAFGLKAGGASLIRPDGYVAWRSVELPDAPADALREALAKCASATRLG; from the coding sequence ATGATGGAGACGAAGTCGACGGCGGTGCTCGTGGTGGGCGGCAGCCTGGTGGGGTTGTCCGCGGCGATGTTCCTGGCGTGGCGCGGCGTTCCGACGGTGGTGGTCGAGCGGCACCTGGGGAGCCATCCCCATCCCCGGGCCATTGGCTTCACGCCCCGGAGCCTGGAGCTGTTCCGCGCCGTGGGCCTGGGCGCGCGCATCCCGCAGGCCCCTCCTGGAATCCGTCTGCGGCGGGTCCGGGCGGAGAGCCTGAGCGGACAGTGGTTCGAGGAGTCCTCCTGGACGCCGGAGGACCGCAACGTGCCTGACGTGGAGTTCTCCCTGTGCCGGGGCGCCGCGATCGCGCAGGATCGCCTGGAGCCCATCCTCCGGGAGCAGGCGCTCGCGCTGGGCGCGGACCTGCGGCTGGGGACGGAGCTGGTCCGGTTCGAGCAGGGCGCCGACGGCGTCGTCGCCTGGATCCGCGGGCGTGACGGTCAGGAGGAGATGCTGCGGGCCGATTACCTGATCGCGGCGGACGGGCATCGCAGCCCGGTCCGCGAGGCGCTCGGCATTGGCCGGAGCGGGCGGGGCCACATGCGGACCGCTCGCAGCGTCATCTTCCGGGCGCCGTTGGAGGAGTATTTGAAGGCCGGAGTCTCCCAGTTCAACATCGCGCAGCCGGGCTTCGAGGCGTTCCTCACCACGTACGGCGACGGCCGCTGGCTGCTGATCCACCGGGACGACCGCGAGCTCACGGACGCCGAGCTGCGGGCCGTCATTGCCCGGGCGATTGGCCGGGACGACGTGCCGGTCGAGGTAGTCACCACGGGCCGCTGGGAGATCAGCGCGTTGATCGCGGACCGCTTCGCCTCGGGCCGGGTGTTCCTTGCCGGAGACTCCGCGCACACGCTGCCGCCCAACCGTGGCGGTTATGGGGCGAACACCGGCATTGACGATGCGCACAACCTGGCGTGGAAGCTGGCAGCGGTGCACTCCGGCGTGGCGTCACCCCGGCTGCTCGACACGTATGACGCTGAGCGGCGGCCCATCGCGTGGCTGAGGCACCAGCAGATCTTCGCGCGTGACGACTTCAAGCCCATGGCGGCGCCGGGCAGCGATGCGCCCATCCTCGATGACGCGGCCATGGAGTTCGGTCAGCTCTACCGCTCGGACGCGGTGCTGGGCGCGGACGCGACGCTGCCGCCCGCGGCCCGGCCCGACCAGTGGACCGGCCAGCCCGGCACGCGCGCGCCGCATCTCTGGGTGGAGAAGGGCGGTGAACGGGCGTCGACGCTCGACCTGCTCCAGCGGGGCTGGGTGCTCTTCACCGAGGACGAGCGATGGATGCCCGCCGCGGCCCAGGTCGCCAGGGCGTCTGGCATCGCGCTGGAGTGCGTGCGCATCGGAGGGGACGTGCGGCCGGTGGAGGCCGGGGCGTTCCAGAGCGCGTTCGGGCTGAAGGCCGGAGGCGCGTCGCTGATCCGCCCGGATGGCTACGTGGCGTGGCGCTCGGTCGAACTGCCGGACGCGCCGGCCGATGCGCTCCGCGAGGCCCTGGCGAAGTGCGCATCAGCGACGCGCCTGGGCTGA
- a CDS encoding sugar O-acetyltransferase — translation MARTEKEKMLAGELYSATDPQLMAERARARKLLRQYNDSTQDELPQRASLLTELLGKVGAGTWIEPPFYCDYGEHIRLGERVFMNFQCVILDCNTVTIGDDVSFGPGVQVYAATHPLDPDERIKGPELGRAITIGSKVWIGGGSIICPGVTIGEGTTIGAGSVVTRDIPPYVFAAGNPCRVIRNLR, via the coding sequence ATGGCACGGACCGAGAAAGAGAAGATGCTCGCGGGGGAGCTGTACAGCGCCACCGATCCGCAGCTGATGGCCGAGCGGGCCCGCGCCCGCAAGCTCCTGCGCCAGTACAACGACTCCACCCAGGACGAGCTGCCGCAGCGGGCGAGCCTGCTCACCGAGCTGCTGGGCAAGGTGGGCGCCGGGACGTGGATCGAGCCGCCCTTCTACTGCGACTACGGCGAGCACATCCGCCTGGGCGAGCGCGTCTTCATGAACTTCCAGTGCGTCATCCTGGACTGCAACACGGTGACGATTGGCGACGACGTGTCCTTCGGTCCGGGCGTGCAGGTGTACGCGGCCACGCATCCCCTGGATCCGGATGAGCGCATCAAGGGCCCGGAGCTGGGCCGCGCCATCACCATCGGCTCGAAGGTGTGGATTGGCGGCGGCTCCATCATCTGCCCGGGCGTCACCATTGGAGAGGGCACCACCATCGGCGCGGGCAGCGTGGTGACCCGGGACATTCCCCCGTACGTCTTCGCCGCCGGCAATCCCTGCCGCGTCATCCGGAACCTCCGGTAG
- a CDS encoding nuclease: MDPRAATLLSHVRASAENRPGVYRFFGPAGELLYVGKSVRVRTRLMSYFRADEGEKAWEIVSQAHQVEWEYTASEFAALLHEFRLIKSHRPLYNVEHKRDRAHCFLQLTREAVPRLRVVGQPSGGGSAEYFGPFHGRHTMADVVRAVNDLLELRDCPSETPMRLADQIQLFPMKDDPRCMRGQTARCLSPCAGGCTTAEYLAQVALARAFLNGESDRPLVILRERMAMAARRLQFEYAAELRDRAERLENVQAWIVELGRTLRRLSLVYTARGHGGEDRTYVIRRGRIRAEVPTPRTPEEQAALEARVRDIFAMPEPEAMGLRAQEAQELMLVAKWFRLHPEELDATVPVPPRAGSDEPFEEAAEARAALARTLERTVEGPEEPEIPEPDGAAEPAG, encoded by the coding sequence ATGGACCCGCGCGCCGCCACCCTTCTGAGTCACGTCCGCGCGAGCGCGGAGAACCGGCCCGGCGTGTACCGGTTCTTCGGTCCCGCCGGCGAGCTGCTCTACGTGGGCAAGTCCGTGCGGGTGCGCACGCGGCTCATGTCCTACTTCCGCGCGGACGAGGGCGAGAAGGCGTGGGAGATCGTCTCCCAGGCGCACCAGGTGGAGTGGGAGTACACGGCCAGCGAGTTCGCGGCGCTCCTCCACGAGTTCCGGCTGATCAAGAGCCACCGGCCCCTCTACAACGTGGAGCACAAGCGCGACCGCGCGCACTGCTTCCTCCAGCTCACGCGCGAGGCCGTGCCGCGGCTGCGCGTGGTGGGCCAGCCCAGCGGCGGCGGGAGCGCGGAGTACTTCGGGCCCTTCCACGGCCGGCACACCATGGCGGACGTGGTGCGCGCGGTGAACGACCTGCTGGAGCTGCGCGACTGCCCGTCCGAGACGCCCATGCGGCTGGCGGATCAGATCCAGCTCTTCCCCATGAAGGACGACCCTCGGTGCATGCGCGGACAGACCGCGCGGTGCCTGTCTCCATGCGCGGGCGGCTGCACGACGGCGGAGTACCTGGCGCAGGTCGCGCTGGCGCGGGCGTTCCTCAACGGCGAGTCCGACCGGCCGCTGGTCATCCTGCGCGAGCGCATGGCGATGGCGGCGCGGCGGCTCCAGTTCGAGTACGCGGCGGAGCTGCGCGACCGCGCGGAGCGGCTGGAGAACGTGCAGGCGTGGATCGTCGAGCTGGGGCGCACGCTGCGGCGGCTGTCGCTGGTCTACACGGCGCGCGGCCACGGCGGTGAGGACCGGACCTATGTGATCCGGCGGGGACGGATCCGCGCGGAGGTCCCCACGCCCCGGACGCCGGAGGAGCAGGCGGCGCTGGAGGCGCGGGTGCGGGACATCTTCGCCATGCCGGAGCCGGAGGCGATGGGCCTGCGCGCGCAGGAGGCCCAGGAGCTGATGCTCGTCGCGAAGTGGTTCCGCCTGCATCCGGAGGAACTGGACGCGACGGTGCCTGTTCCGCCTCGGGCCGGAAGCGATGAGCCCTTCGAGGAGGCCGCGGAGGCCCGTGCCGCGCTCGCGCGCACGCTGGAGCGCACCGTGGAGGGCCCGGAGGAGCCGGAGATCCCGGAGCCTGACGGCGCCGCTGAGCCAGCAGGGTGA
- a CDS encoding transglutaminase domain-containing protein: protein MAISSLPRPSSNPCAMRPSEAAQAPRNVVVKVVTPDGKPVKTVDSAKQPQEFAKLLTDLGLTRESLLKGEGAKGQAPKPPTHAQSFQQNRNRDSFEPSKPQAAKGPSSGKSADQVAQDIAKEATSWKYDYSGGKTWDAAMKNAGNFDASKSGVCVDMAIEAEQRFEQAGVEARVAFGNTDQGLHAWVEFKDDKGQFQAFDPTAAACTKKADDAITPYDGGAYKYQGITETHQAVG from the coding sequence ATGGCGATCTCCTCCCTGCCGCGTCCTTCCTCGAACCCTTGCGCGATGCGTCCTTCCGAAGCCGCGCAGGCGCCTCGGAACGTCGTGGTGAAGGTCGTCACCCCGGATGGCAAGCCGGTGAAGACGGTGGACTCCGCGAAGCAGCCCCAGGAGTTCGCGAAGCTGCTGACGGACCTGGGCCTGACCCGGGAGTCCCTGCTGAAGGGTGAGGGCGCGAAGGGCCAGGCCCCGAAGCCCCCCACCCACGCACAGAGCTTCCAGCAGAACCGCAACCGCGACAGCTTCGAGCCGTCCAAGCCGCAGGCCGCGAAGGGCCCGTCCTCCGGCAAGAGCGCGGATCAGGTGGCCCAGGACATCGCGAAGGAGGCCACGTCCTGGAAGTATGACTACTCGGGCGGCAAGACGTGGGATGCGGCCATGAAGAACGCCGGCAACTTCGACGCGTCCAAGTCCGGCGTCTGCGTGGACATGGCCATCGAGGCCGAGCAGCGCTTCGAGCAGGCCGGCGTGGAGGCACGCGTCGCCTTCGGCAACACGGACCAGGGCCTTCACGCGTGGGTGGAGTTCAAGGACGACAAGGGCCAGTTCCAGGCCTTCGACCCCACCGCCGCGGCCTGCACCAAGAAGGCCGACGACGCCATCACCCCGTACGACGGCGGCGCCTACAAGTACCAGGGCATCACCGAGACCCACCAGGCCGTGGGCTGA
- a CDS encoding TetR/AcrR family transcriptional regulator, producing the protein MPPGRKPSAKKAPVVWERPEPARRPPPVPLSREAIVQAAVGLADKEGLDAVSLRNVAAALEAGPMRLYGYVATKEELLELMVDEVYGEMAVDGRLRGDWRKALRAVAHRMRRASRKHPWFTGLLGGRPHLGPHALAHIEASLAALGDTPGFEDIDTVMHALRTVNAYVIGAIQSEASELRSEVQSGKTQEEWQHATGPYLQRMLDTGEFPMLARVMKDATHPPLDVLFDQGLECVLDGIAARLSPRPGGSR; encoded by the coding sequence ATGCCCCCTGGACGCAAACCGAGTGCGAAGAAGGCCCCCGTCGTATGGGAGCGCCCCGAGCCCGCCCGCCGGCCTCCACCCGTGCCGCTGAGCCGGGAGGCCATCGTGCAGGCCGCCGTGGGCCTCGCCGACAAGGAGGGGCTCGACGCCGTGTCGCTGCGCAACGTGGCGGCCGCGCTGGAGGCCGGCCCGATGCGGCTCTACGGCTACGTGGCCACGAAGGAGGAGCTGCTCGAGCTGATGGTGGACGAGGTCTACGGCGAGATGGCCGTGGACGGCCGGCTCCGGGGGGACTGGCGCAAGGCCCTGCGCGCCGTCGCCCACCGCATGCGGCGGGCCTCGCGCAAGCACCCGTGGTTCACGGGGCTGCTGGGCGGCCGTCCGCACCTGGGCCCCCACGCGCTCGCGCACATCGAGGCGTCACTGGCCGCGCTGGGGGACACGCCGGGTTTCGAGGACATCGACACCGTCATGCACGCGCTCCGGACGGTCAACGCCTACGTCATCGGCGCCATCCAGAGCGAGGCCAGCGAGCTGCGCTCCGAGGTCCAGAGCGGCAAGACCCAGGAGGAGTGGCAGCACGCCACGGGGCCCTACCTCCAGCGGATGCTCGACACCGGCGAGTTCCCGATGCTCGCGAGGGTCATGAAGGACGCGACGCACCCGCCCCTGGACGTGCTGTTCGATCAGGGACTGGAGTGCGTGCTGGACGGGATCGCGGCGCGGCTCAGCCCACGGCCTGGTGGGTCTCGGTGA